The Impatiens glandulifera chromosome 8, dImpGla2.1, whole genome shotgun sequence genome includes a window with the following:
- the LOC124913014 gene encoding pollen-specific leucine-rich repeat extensin-like protein 3, whose amino-acid sequence MKSVYNPLLILSLVVITLSTNVGGRPVQKPMPAPHHSSPPVEGKPPVDVKPPSHKSPKTPHPSPPPPPTENPMPSPPEEGKPPVDAKPPPHKSPKTPHPSPPPPPTEKPIPSPPVDVKPPSHKSSKTPHPSPPPPPTDKTMPSPPVDVKPPSHKSPKTPHSSPPPPPTDKPMPSPPVDVKPPSHKSPKTPHPPPPTSSSNHLMKPSPVQKPAPAPHHPSPLDEGKSWVNVRDPPINNPKHHHVMPPSPSLY is encoded by the coding sequence ATGAAGTCTGTTTATAATCCCTTACTGATCCTATCACTAGTGGTAATTACTCTCTCCACCAATGTTGGCGGTAGGCCCGTACAAAAGCCTATGCCAGCTCCGCACCATTCATCACCGCCAGTTGAGGGGAAACCACCTGTTGATGTGAAACCACCTTCCCATAAATCGCCTAAGACACCACATCCATCGCCTCCACCACCACCCACTGAGAATCCTATGCCATCACCGCCAGAAGAAGGGAAACCACCAGTGGATGCGAAACCACCTCCCCATAAATCGCCTAAGACACCACATCCATCACCTCCTCCGCCACCCACAGAGAAACCTATTCCATCACCACCAGTTGATGTGAAACCACCTTCTCATAAATCTTCTAAGACACCACATCCATCGCCTCCACCGCCACCCACAGATAAGACTATGCCATCACCACCAGTTGATGTGAAACCACCTTCCCATAAATCACCTAAGACACCACATTCATCGCCTCCACCGCCACCCACAGATAAGCCTATGCCATCACCACCCGTTGATGTGAAACCACCTTCCCATAAATCGCCTAAGACGCCACATCCACCGCCACCCACATCGTCGTCAAATCATTTGATGAAACCATCGCCCGTACAGAAGCCTGCACCAGCTCCGCACCATCCATCACCGCTAGATGAGGGGAAATCGTGGGTTAATGTGAGAGACCCTCCTATAAATAATCCAAAGCATCACCACGTGATGCCGCCATCACCATCTCTTTACTAA
- the LOC124911095 gene encoding uncharacterized protein LOC124911095: protein MSSSTDESDESIVQSNQTEDISTTIIPADSASIDMDDSDDDFNGDDFYDGGEEFRRKEGVNRGLIAPMDNLDYYYPQAMFCLANFNFNHNTDFVFEKIVRGWMGNGIEFYLIFEASSPHIAGGKPLVFQSYMVMFFGRFGGHEIDFCRLHPIDCAITLEDLPGCANLDHTQHLVHMSSVYATLCYGHWLVLPLSLYFSFCFVYKNTLLYIPSILANVFTNPCLVL from the exons ATGTCGAGCTCCACCGATGAATCCGACGAATCCATCGTGCAGTCAAATCAAACAGAAGACATATCGACGACAATCATACCGGCTGATAGTGCTTCCATTGATATGGACGACTCTGATGATGATTTCAACGGCGATGATTTTTACGACGGCGGTGAAGAATTTAGGCGGAAAGAG GGTGTGAACAGGGGCCTGATTGCTCCAATGGATAACCTAGATTATTATTACCCACAAGCAATGTTTTGTTTGGCCAACTTTAACTTTAATCAT AATACCGATTTCGTATTTGAGAAGATAGTGAGAGGGTGGATGGGTAATGGTATTGAATTCTACCTTATATTTGAGGCAAGCAGTCCTCACATTGCAGGAGGCAAACCTTTAGTCTTCCAATCATATATGGTTATGTTCTTTGGTCGATTTGGTGGCCATGAGATAGATTTCTGCAGGTTGCACCCCATTGATTGTGCAATTACTCTTGAAGATCTTCCAGGTTGTGCCAATCTTGACCACACACAACATCTCGTCCATATGTCTTCTGTTTATGCTACCTTATGCTATGGCCATTGGCTGGTTCTCCctctttctctctatttttctttctgctttgtttataaaaatacattattgtaTATCCCTAGCATCCTTGCTAATGTTTTCACTAACCCTTGTCTTGTCTTATGA